A single genomic interval of Stieleria maiorica harbors:
- a CDS encoding protoheme IX farnesyltransferase: MSSNVLVTDSRYETDRHGVGVESGLGVAVLEMPAHRRDVPQRREAMAQAPPASSGRLDKAEVSLRVLVSDLIQLTKPRIVVMILVTTVATAMIAAGGLVSLGQLALLLLGTGMVAGSAGGANQIWERVIDRNMPRTAVRPLPAARMSTAVATAFTASMGTLGLAILWMGFSIVPAAVGLATWLLYVFLYTPMKTRTSWNTTVGAIAGALPMLIGYTALGGSLADGTGWLLFGVLAAWQYPHFMAIAWLYRRQYEQAGFCMSTTVEPTGISAAVQSIVGSLSVIGCGVALCWLAPGMVPAVIGSFAVLLATVPMLKASLRFARDRNDVTARRLLRSSLLVLPAVLAVVTIRVFW; this comes from the coding sequence ATGTCCAGCAACGTCCTCGTCACCGATTCCCGCTATGAAACCGATCGCCACGGTGTTGGCGTCGAGTCTGGATTGGGGGTGGCGGTACTCGAAATGCCGGCCCATCGCAGGGATGTACCACAGCGCAGGGAAGCGATGGCCCAGGCACCGCCGGCATCGAGTGGACGGTTGGACAAAGCGGAGGTTTCGCTACGCGTGTTGGTCTCGGACCTGATTCAGCTGACCAAGCCTCGGATCGTCGTGATGATCCTGGTGACGACGGTCGCCACCGCGATGATTGCCGCCGGCGGTTTGGTGTCACTGGGTCAGCTTGCGTTGTTGCTGTTGGGCACCGGAATGGTCGCCGGCAGCGCCGGCGGGGCGAATCAGATTTGGGAGCGGGTGATCGACCGCAACATGCCCCGCACGGCGGTTCGTCCGCTGCCGGCCGCTCGGATGTCGACGGCCGTGGCGACAGCGTTTACCGCGTCGATGGGCACGTTGGGGTTGGCGATTCTATGGATGGGATTTTCCATTGTGCCGGCGGCCGTCGGTTTGGCCACGTGGTTGTTGTACGTGTTTCTGTACACGCCGATGAAGACCCGGACGTCATGGAACACCACGGTCGGCGCGATCGCCGGTGCGTTGCCGATGTTGATCGGATACACCGCCCTGGGCGGTTCGCTGGCCGACGGCACAGGATGGTTGTTGTTCGGCGTCTTGGCGGCGTGGCAGTATCCCCATTTCATGGCCATCGCGTGGCTTTACCGCCGGCAATATGAGCAGGCCGGTTTTTGCATGTCGACGACGGTCGAGCCGACGGGGATTTCCGCGGCGGTGCAAAGCATTGTCGGGTCATTGTCAGTGATCGGCTGCGGTGTCGCACTGTGTTGGCTGGCGCCGGGTATGGTTCCGGCAGTGATCGGAAGTTTCGCGGTGCTGTTGGCCACGGTCCCGATGTTAAAGGCTTCGCTGCGATTTGCCCGCGACCGAAACGATGTGACAGCACGTCGATTGCTGCGATCGTCGTTGCTGGTGCTGCCCGCCGTGTTGGCGGTCGTTACGATCCGTGTGTTTTGGTGA
- a CDS encoding SCO family protein — translation MRTASNLAAILLVGVVLGLVGRTLRQRSASSGPSPDEVVYTSEVAPGEEPVVSDSSEIANEEVARPPEDEAWLSRFELTERSGELVKSEDLLGQPYVVSFFFTNCPSVCPQQNQKIKQLQDRFEGEDVVFLSISVDPERDTPEVLREYAARFGADEDQWLFLTGDLTYIRRIGGEIFQQPVDKGFHTEKFVLVDAEGKIEGFYSWPESKQFEKLQSAISEML, via the coding sequence ATGAGAACCGCGTCCAATTTAGCCGCGATTTTGTTGGTGGGTGTCGTCTTGGGACTGGTGGGACGCACGCTGCGCCAGCGATCGGCCTCTTCCGGTCCGAGCCCTGATGAAGTGGTCTACACTTCCGAGGTGGCGCCTGGCGAGGAGCCGGTGGTCTCGGACAGTTCTGAGATTGCCAATGAAGAAGTCGCCCGGCCGCCGGAAGATGAGGCTTGGTTGAGCCGTTTCGAGTTGACCGAACGCAGCGGCGAGTTGGTCAAGAGTGAAGACTTGTTGGGCCAGCCCTACGTGGTCAGTTTTTTCTTCACCAACTGCCCGAGTGTGTGCCCGCAACAGAATCAAAAGATCAAGCAGTTGCAGGATCGATTCGAAGGCGAAGACGTCGTGTTCCTGTCCATCTCCGTGGATCCGGAGCGTGACACGCCCGAGGTGTTGCGCGAGTATGCCGCCCGCTTCGGAGCCGACGAAGATCAGTGGCTGTTTTTAACCGGTGATCTGACCTACATCCGCCGCATCGGTGGCGAGATCTTTCAGCAGCCGGTCGACAAGGGCTTTCATACCGAGAAGTTTGTGCTGGTCGACGCGGAAGGCAAGATCGAAGGGTTTTATAGTTGGCCCGAGTCGAAGCAGTTTGAAAAGTTGCAGTCGGCGATCAGCGAGATGCTGTGA
- a CDS encoding MotA/TolQ/ExbB proton channel family protein, translating to MSKTESQNAGKFDSNQDSRVADHRDRLSGILAVAGGGVLAGLFYGVVYATSWGPLERYFLGHPVAIAATILFCIAVCILGLKAWATRLQWALLRRADDAALSPKRQLDSPTQEFRDRHDAGFVAQTWSSDLAKLPREVARCQLVVRLREVLMRQSGRGTTKHLADDLRELSSRDADSAHDSFALVRIIVWAIPMLGFLGTVIGITQTLGGLDFSNGNAAVDNLKSGLYVAFDTTALGLVLSIVAIFLQFPVERSEQQLLAAIDERVGYLTGLHLPGDEVADNQFELLAQLCEGVRAAVAESLSNQTTLWRQTIDEAQGYWQQAHNVQSQSFVDAVEQTLTPALRDHAQQMERSTQRNREQLEHQFDQWQLQLAAWQETIVAGADAMTKQHAVMLDQVDQAALVREQASSVLNLQQTLAANLNLLDETNRRIDENMGAAAGQGMADAMIVLARAVDVLTREMVAVKSNINHDARRAA from the coding sequence GTGAGCAAAACTGAGTCGCAAAACGCAGGCAAGTTTGATAGCAATCAGGACAGTCGAGTCGCGGACCACCGCGATCGGCTGAGCGGCATCCTCGCGGTGGCCGGTGGGGGCGTGTTGGCGGGCCTCTTTTATGGGGTGGTCTACGCGACCTCGTGGGGACCGCTGGAACGCTACTTTCTCGGGCACCCGGTGGCGATCGCGGCGACCATCTTATTTTGCATCGCGGTTTGCATCTTAGGGCTGAAGGCCTGGGCGACGCGATTGCAATGGGCGTTGCTGCGGCGTGCCGACGATGCGGCCCTGTCGCCCAAACGACAACTCGACTCGCCGACACAGGAATTCCGTGACCGTCACGATGCCGGGTTTGTCGCCCAGACCTGGTCGAGTGATTTGGCAAAACTGCCTCGCGAGGTGGCGCGTTGCCAGCTCGTTGTCCGGCTCCGCGAAGTTCTGATGCGCCAATCCGGCCGCGGGACCACCAAGCATTTGGCCGACGACCTGCGCGAGCTTTCGTCCCGCGATGCCGATTCGGCGCACGACTCGTTCGCCTTGGTCCGGATCATCGTCTGGGCGATTCCGATGTTGGGTTTTTTGGGGACCGTGATCGGGATCACGCAAACGTTGGGCGGTTTGGATTTTTCCAACGGCAACGCCGCGGTCGACAACTTGAAGAGCGGGTTGTACGTGGCGTTTGACACCACGGCGTTGGGGCTGGTGCTTTCGATCGTGGCGATCTTCTTGCAGTTCCCCGTCGAACGAAGCGAGCAGCAGTTGTTAGCTGCAATCGACGAACGCGTGGGTTATCTGACCGGGTTGCATCTGCCGGGTGACGAAGTCGCCGACAACCAATTCGAATTGCTGGCCCAGTTGTGCGAGGGAGTTCGTGCGGCGGTTGCAGAATCGTTGAGCAATCAGACGACGTTGTGGCGGCAAACAATTGACGAAGCCCAGGGGTACTGGCAGCAAGCCCACAACGTGCAATCGCAAAGCTTTGTTGATGCGGTGGAGCAAACCCTGACGCCTGCACTGCGTGACCATGCCCAACAGATGGAGCGTTCGACGCAGCGAAATCGCGAACAGCTTGAGCATCAATTCGACCAATGGCAATTGCAACTTGCGGCGTGGCAAGAAACCATCGTGGCCGGTGCCGACGCGATGACGAAACAGCACGCGGTGATGTTGGACCAAGTCGATCAGGCGGCGTTGGTCCGCGAGCAAGCCAGTTCGGTGCTGAATCTGCAGCAAACGTTGGCGGCGAACTTGAACCTGTTGGACGAAACGAACCGTCGCATCGATGAGAACATGGGCGCGGCGGCCGGCCAGGGCATGGCCGACGCGATGATCGTGCTGGCGCGTGCCGTGGACGTGCTGACGCGCGAGATGGTGGCGGTCAAGTCGAACATCAACCACGATGCGAGGCGGGCTGCATGA
- the purD gene encoding phosphoribosylamine--glycine ligase, producing the protein MKVLVVGNGGREHALAWKLGQSPKVTEVFVAPGNAGTAIEATNVDIAATDVDDLVQFAKQHAIDLTVVGPEAPLVLGLVDALEEAGLRVFGPTAAAAELEGSKVFCKNLLHTADIPTADYRTFRNADDASRYIKDKYSEPTDQVPVVVKADGLAAGKGVIVCETRSDALQAIDRIAGQKEFGEAGNELIIEEKLIGQEASVLAITDGETIISLPAAQDHKPAYDGDTGPNTGGMGAYCPTPIVDEAMFAKIESDVLVPVVHAMKRARKPFKGVLYAGLMLTAAGPKVLEFNVRFGDPECQPLLMRLKSDLFDVLVAAADGKLSEIEPLEWDDRPSLCVVMASEGYPGSYEKGRVITGLEDAAEVEDVKVFHAGTTTVDGNVVNAGGRVLGVTAIGNTISAAKLKAYTAVQKIRWPGAWCRKDISDKALG; encoded by the coding sequence ATGAAAGTATTGGTGGTCGGTAACGGTGGACGCGAACATGCCCTCGCGTGGAAACTCGGACAAAGCCCGAAGGTGACGGAGGTCTTCGTCGCACCGGGCAATGCAGGAACCGCCATCGAAGCGACCAACGTCGACATCGCGGCGACCGACGTCGACGACCTGGTCCAGTTTGCCAAGCAGCACGCCATCGACCTGACCGTCGTCGGCCCCGAAGCCCCGCTGGTGCTGGGTCTGGTCGACGCACTCGAAGAAGCCGGCTTGCGCGTCTTCGGCCCCACCGCCGCCGCGGCCGAACTCGAAGGCAGCAAGGTGTTCTGCAAGAACCTGCTGCACACCGCCGACATCCCCACCGCCGATTACCGCACCTTCCGAAACGCCGACGACGCCTCGCGATACATCAAAGACAAGTACAGCGAACCGACCGATCAGGTCCCCGTGGTGGTCAAAGCCGACGGACTGGCCGCCGGCAAAGGCGTGATCGTCTGCGAGACCCGCAGCGACGCCCTGCAAGCGATCGACCGCATCGCCGGCCAAAAGGAATTCGGCGAAGCGGGCAACGAACTGATCATCGAAGAAAAATTGATCGGCCAAGAAGCCAGCGTGCTGGCGATCACCGACGGCGAAACCATCATCTCACTGCCGGCCGCCCAAGATCACAAACCAGCCTACGACGGAGACACCGGCCCCAACACCGGCGGCATGGGCGCGTACTGCCCGACGCCGATCGTCGACGAAGCGATGTTCGCGAAAATCGAATCCGACGTCCTGGTCCCCGTCGTCCACGCGATGAAACGCGCGCGAAAACCCTTCAAAGGCGTCTTGTACGCCGGGCTGATGCTGACCGCCGCCGGCCCCAAAGTCCTGGAATTCAACGTCCGGTTCGGTGACCCGGAGTGCCAGCCGCTGCTGATGCGGCTGAAATCGGACCTGTTCGACGTCCTGGTCGCCGCGGCCGACGGAAAACTCTCCGAAATCGAACCGCTCGAGTGGGATGACCGCCCCAGCCTGTGTGTCGTGATGGCCAGCGAAGGCTACCCGGGCAGCTACGAAAAAGGCCGCGTGATCACGGGTTTGGAAGACGCCGCCGAAGTCGAAGACGTCAAAGTCTTTCACGCCGGAACGACCACCGTCGACGGCAACGTCGTCAACGCCGGAGGACGGGTGTTGGGCGTCACCGCGATCGGCAACACCATCAGCGCCGCAAAACTCAAGGCCTACACCGCCGTCCAAAAAATCCGCTGGCCCGGCGCCTGGTGCCGCAAAGACATCAGCGACAAGGCGCTGGGGTAG
- a CDS encoding methylamine utilization protein yields the protein MNHFVSLTRLFVPSAAAIAVCAMLVASPPAQAQETGTLRMTFKLKGAAKSFPPIAPNVDQAFCGLKEIPDETLVVNPKNSGIKNVIVYVYTGRRGTELPEMELKPETHELANLDCRFEPHVLIAKKGDTIKVTNPDKVGHNANFQFFNNTQQNLTVPAGGSVEIELKEDEPAPIPVACNIHNWMKAQVVVLDHPFAAVSDEDGVLEIKGLPVGDEVVFRANHENGSLKDVIIDGEETEWRSSKFEVEIKPGMNDMGTIEIPVDAFGG from the coding sequence GTGAACCACTTTGTATCTTTGACCCGATTGTTTGTTCCTTCGGCCGCCGCGATCGCCGTTTGCGCGATGCTGGTGGCCAGCCCACCCGCCCAGGCCCAAGAAACGGGCACGCTGCGGATGACGTTCAAATTGAAAGGGGCGGCGAAATCCTTTCCGCCGATCGCCCCCAACGTGGATCAGGCGTTTTGCGGATTGAAGGAGATTCCGGATGAAACCCTGGTCGTGAATCCCAAGAACAGCGGCATCAAGAACGTGATCGTCTACGTATACACGGGACGTCGCGGGACGGAGTTGCCGGAAATGGAATTGAAGCCGGAAACTCACGAGTTGGCCAACCTGGATTGCCGGTTCGAGCCCCACGTGTTGATCGCTAAGAAGGGCGACACGATCAAGGTCACCAACCCGGATAAGGTCGGCCACAACGCGAATTTCCAGTTCTTCAACAACACCCAGCAGAACCTGACGGTCCCCGCCGGTGGGTCGGTCGAGATTGAGCTGAAAGAGGACGAGCCGGCGCCGATTCCGGTCGCTTGCAATATCCATAACTGGATGAAGGCCCAGGTCGTCGTGCTCGATCACCCCTTTGCGGCGGTCAGCGATGAAGATGGCGTGCTGGAGATCAAGGGGTTGCCCGTCGGTGACGAAGTCGTTTTTCGGGCCAACCACGAGAACGGGTCACTGAAGGATGTGATCATCGACGGCGAAGAAACCGAATGGCGAAGCAGCAAGTTCGAGGTTGAAATCAAGCCCGGCATGAACGACATGGGAACGATCGAAATCCCGGTCGACGCGTTCGGCGGCTGA
- a CDS encoding COX15/CtaA family protein translates to MSENEPSETNPNPADERSKLLHRLAVLSVCLVWPLIWVGGLVTTYDAGMAVPDWPGTYGYNLFLYPLSTWVYGPFDLFIEHGHRLLGAVVGLVAIAMVVAAIRREDRRWVLWLTVVILVAVISQGALGGVRVLLSDRTTAMIHGCFGPVVFVLCCVAASVTSRRWWDRPLAAASTQPTKPLGGVALAMATLPVLLSYLQLVLGAQLRHVQPLTTPGTFTLIVAVHIVTAFGLWLLTPVLFLLVRRCGDLTLSRPAGWLIWFVGCQILLGTGTWIVNYGWPSVLEFLPFGEGFLVRSKGFLDSIIVTAHVAVGSLILATSAVVLVQVLRQRTLATHV, encoded by the coding sequence ATGAGCGAAAACGAACCGAGCGAAACGAACCCGAACCCTGCCGACGAGCGATCGAAGTTATTGCATCGTTTGGCGGTGCTGTCGGTGTGTCTGGTCTGGCCGCTGATCTGGGTCGGCGGTCTGGTGACCACCTACGACGCGGGGATGGCGGTTCCGGATTGGCCCGGGACGTACGGCTACAACCTGTTTCTGTATCCCCTGTCGACGTGGGTCTATGGGCCGTTTGACCTGTTCATCGAACACGGGCACCGTCTGTTGGGTGCTGTCGTCGGATTGGTGGCGATCGCGATGGTGGTCGCCGCGATCCGCCGCGAAGATCGCCGATGGGTGTTGTGGCTGACGGTGGTGATTCTGGTCGCCGTGATTTCGCAAGGGGCGCTCGGCGGCGTCCGAGTGTTGTTGAGCGATCGGACGACGGCGATGATTCACGGTTGTTTCGGACCGGTGGTGTTTGTGCTGTGCTGCGTTGCCGCATCGGTAACCAGCCGCCGCTGGTGGGATCGGCCGCTGGCCGCAGCGTCGACGCAACCGACAAAGCCGCTGGGTGGTGTGGCGTTGGCGATGGCGACGCTGCCCGTGCTGTTGAGCTATTTGCAGTTGGTCCTGGGGGCACAACTGCGGCACGTACAGCCCCTGACCACGCCGGGGACGTTCACGTTGATTGTGGCGGTCCACATCGTCACCGCGTTCGGATTGTGGCTGTTGACGCCGGTTTTGTTCCTTTTGGTACGTCGCTGCGGCGATTTGACGCTGTCCAGGCCGGCGGGTTGGCTGATATGGTTTGTGGGCTGTCAAATCTTGCTCGGGACCGGGACCTGGATTGTCAATTACGGTTGGCCGAGCGTTTTGGAGTTTCTTCCGTTTGGCGAAGGCTTTTTGGTTCGCTCAAAGGGATTCCTGGATTCGATCATCGTGACCGCGCACGTTGCGGTCGGGTCGCTGATTTTGGCGACATCGGCGGTCGTCTTGGTTCAAGTTTTACGTCAGCGAACGCTTGCCACCCACGTTTAA
- a CDS encoding cytochrome c: MRSTVDKTPFSKLPILTAPMLVAVFLCGCDAPVEHYPPNRVYSLVVSAKLDVPTELAAEDTTAALEAWFGTPIEPRWPVDQMSHDEAKTLVGLENLQRAAGPVYSDQSNRHFGLFNEHCVTCHGVSGGGNGPASLLQNPYPRDFRAGVYKWKSTQRGAKPTRQDLLAILRHGAPGTAMPSFERLSEDDLAALVDYVIYLSVRGEFERRMLTEAVVELGYEETRPDDDASLLTLASMDPQAFAVEVARETLDRITGQWVDADQSVIPVPEEAPADDASIARGDALFHGRIANCAGCHGKQGGGDLVTFDFDDWTKEFTEGIAVTPTDREAVRPFRTAGALRPRQIHPRRLTDGVYRGGGDPETLYRRIVAGIAGTPMAGISLSGEPSATGLTGDQVWDIVHYVKSLGEAKR; encoded by the coding sequence ATGAGATCAACCGTCGACAAAACGCCCTTTTCAAAGCTGCCGATTCTTACGGCGCCGATGCTTGTCGCAGTTTTCTTGTGCGGCTGCGATGCCCCGGTGGAGCATTATCCACCCAACCGAGTCTATTCGTTGGTCGTTTCGGCCAAGCTGGACGTGCCGACTGAGCTGGCGGCCGAAGACACGACGGCGGCGCTGGAGGCCTGGTTCGGGACTCCGATCGAGCCGCGGTGGCCGGTCGACCAGATGTCGCACGATGAAGCCAAGACGCTGGTCGGTCTGGAGAACCTGCAGCGGGCCGCTGGGCCGGTCTACAGCGACCAGTCCAACCGGCACTTCGGGCTTTTCAACGAACACTGTGTCACCTGCCACGGGGTCTCCGGCGGCGGAAATGGGCCCGCGTCGCTGCTGCAAAACCCCTACCCGCGCGACTTTCGTGCCGGCGTGTACAAGTGGAAGTCGACCCAGCGGGGAGCAAAACCGACTCGCCAGGACTTGTTGGCAATCTTGCGTCATGGGGCGCCCGGGACGGCGATGCCATCGTTCGAGCGTCTGTCCGAGGATGACTTGGCCGCGTTGGTCGACTACGTCATTTACCTGTCCGTCCGCGGTGAATTTGAACGCCGGATGTTGACCGAAGCGGTGGTGGAGCTGGGGTACGAGGAAACGCGTCCGGACGATGATGCGAGTTTGTTGACGCTGGCTTCCATGGATCCGCAAGCATTCGCCGTGGAAGTGGCCCGCGAGACGCTCGACCGAATCACCGGACAATGGGTCGACGCCGATCAGTCGGTGATTCCTGTCCCTGAGGAAGCGCCCGCCGACGATGCGTCGATCGCGCGTGGCGACGCGTTGTTTCATGGGCGAATCGCCAATTGCGCCGGCTGTCACGGAAAGCAAGGCGGTGGGGATCTGGTCACGTTCGACTTTGACGATTGGACCAAGGAGTTTACCGAGGGGATTGCGGTGACGCCGACCGATCGAGAGGCGGTGCGTCCGTTTCGAACGGCGGGCGCCTTGCGGCCCCGGCAGATTCATCCGCGCAGGCTGACCGACGGGGTCTATCGCGGCGGCGGGGATCCCGAGACGCTGTATCGCCGGATCGTCGCCGGCATCGCGGGCACGCCCATGGCCGGGATCAGCCTGTCGGGCGAGCCGTCAGCAACGGGGCTGACCGGCGATCAGGTTTGGGACATCGTTCATTACGTGAAGTCACTCGGCGAGGCAAAACGATGA
- a CDS encoding DUF7450 family protein encodes MSVLPCSALPFRVLLPAVLIALASVPQTVAESPHDVVSVAASNPVLHGLEVKTELDEKRRWINFRGPKLYSSPRDKSQADDARPSYLNWYSIRKPDSEAVKTIQLRDTYSGSQSFGVRLGQPAFYLIPAQTVADGPPAEVPESLDHFIAFEIVDVDSLALPEPTPGKPAFVCVPAEEWHHEEHVPIKSASSFLMVYAVEASSVDGRVTTIDSFGLNQLTVTSKEFVAVAASRVR; translated from the coding sequence ATGTCTGTCCTGCCCTGCTCTGCCCTGCCCTTCCGCGTCTTGTTGCCCGCCGTCTTGATTGCACTCGCATCGGTGCCGCAAACGGTCGCGGAATCACCCCACGACGTGGTGTCGGTTGCGGCGTCCAATCCGGTGCTGCACGGACTAGAGGTGAAGACGGAGTTGGACGAAAAGCGTCGCTGGATCAATTTTCGCGGTCCGAAATTGTACTCGTCTCCGCGGGACAAGAGTCAAGCTGACGACGCGCGGCCGAGCTACTTGAATTGGTACTCCATCCGCAAACCCGATTCTGAGGCGGTCAAAACGATCCAGTTGCGAGACACCTATAGCGGGTCGCAGTCGTTCGGTGTGCGGTTGGGGCAGCCCGCCTTTTATTTGATCCCCGCCCAGACGGTCGCCGACGGCCCGCCGGCCGAGGTTCCGGAATCGTTGGACCATTTCATCGCCTTCGAAATCGTCGACGTCGATTCGTTGGCGTTGCCCGAACCCACGCCTGGAAAGCCTGCGTTTGTTTGCGTGCCGGCCGAAGAATGGCATCATGAAGAGCATGTGCCGATCAAATCCGCGTCGAGTTTCTTGATGGTGTACGCGGTCGAGGCGAGTTCCGTCGACGGCCGTGTCACAACGATCGATTCGTTCGGACTGAACCAATTGACGGTCACATCGAAGGAGTTCGTTGCTGTGGCGGCAAGTCGCGTGCGTTGA